One part of the Rothia sp. ZJ932 genome encodes these proteins:
- a CDS encoding RNA helicase: MNILEYLSPKLAKNENHYFRGDFASNPLSGDEIYENFLEWIATRGMELYPAQDEAVLEIAQGNNVILATPTGSGKSTVAVAAHFTGLATGQRSYYTAPIKALVSEKFFDLVAIFGAENVGMVTGDSSINADAPIICCTAEILANVVLREGKDADVCQVVMDEFHFYSDPQRGWAWQAPLLDLPQAQFLLMSATLGDTSRFEREMTELTGRPTALVTSTTRPIPLHYYYSTDTVQETVEELVSTRQTPIYIVHFSQLQAIDAATALLSISIASKEDKERINDLLADFRFMPGFGKTLQRLVKNGIGVHHAGMLPKYRRLVEQLAQAGLLKVICGTDTLGVGINVPIRTVLITALSKFDGNRTRRLKAREFHQIAGRAGRAGFDTAGTVVVQAPEHDIENARLEEKARTKFAGDEKKMAQSLRGKKKKPPQGFVAWSEKTFDQLVEASPEPLTSSFNVTHSMLLNILQRQGDPFEAARLFLQNNHEPPAKQRQLVRKALGIYRELLAAGVIERLAEPDEFGARVRLTVDLQENFALNQPLSPFAMASLSLLDPESPSYALDAVSVIEATLEKPRQVLMMQEKKAKSEALAEMKAEGMEYNERMNELDNITYAKPLEDLLEQAFETYSSSAAWVREFELSPKSVVRDMYERAMGFGEYVQYYSLDRSEGILLRYLSDAYKALRQTVPLSALTDELTDIIEWLGEIIRQTDSSLVDEWEALASGKNYQPKEETLEELVAEKAPSVLDNSRAFKVMVRNAMFRRVELFADERDKVLGEMDAESGWDADRWADAMDDYFDEYDDVFLDADARSPRLLTIDDKVSEHPGIWKVRQVISDPEDNHDWAITADIDLDASEKAGSPVVKVVSVGS, from the coding sequence ATGAATATTCTTGAGTACCTCTCACCCAAACTGGCAAAAAACGAAAACCACTATTTTCGCGGGGACTTCGCGTCGAACCCACTCAGTGGCGATGAAATCTACGAAAACTTTCTAGAGTGGATTGCCACTCGCGGCATGGAGCTCTACCCTGCCCAGGATGAAGCTGTACTCGAAATCGCCCAAGGTAATAACGTCATCCTGGCGACCCCCACCGGTTCGGGTAAATCCACCGTTGCTGTTGCGGCGCACTTCACCGGGTTAGCTACGGGCCAGCGCTCTTACTACACTGCCCCCATCAAGGCTCTGGTCTCTGAGAAGTTCTTTGATTTAGTGGCGATTTTTGGCGCGGAGAATGTTGGCATGGTTACCGGTGACTCCTCCATTAACGCCGATGCACCGATTATCTGTTGCACCGCCGAAATTCTGGCAAACGTGGTCTTGCGCGAAGGCAAAGACGCCGATGTGTGCCAGGTTGTCATGGACGAGTTCCACTTCTACTCAGACCCCCAGCGCGGTTGGGCGTGGCAAGCGCCACTGCTTGATTTGCCGCAGGCACAGTTTCTGCTGATGAGCGCGACCCTCGGTGATACCAGTCGTTTCGAACGTGAAATGACCGAGCTTACCGGACGCCCCACCGCCCTAGTTACCTCCACCACGCGCCCGATTCCCCTGCACTACTACTACTCCACCGACACCGTGCAAGAAACAGTCGAGGAGCTGGTCTCTACCCGGCAGACTCCTATTTACATTGTGCATTTCAGCCAGTTGCAGGCAATTGACGCCGCCACTGCCCTGCTCAGTATCTCTATTGCGTCCAAAGAAGATAAAGAGCGCATCAATGACTTGCTGGCAGATTTCAGATTCATGCCGGGCTTCGGCAAAACCCTACAACGCCTGGTCAAAAATGGTATTGGCGTCCACCATGCCGGTATGTTGCCCAAGTACCGCCGCTTGGTCGAGCAGCTGGCGCAGGCTGGGCTACTCAAGGTTATCTGCGGTACCGACACCCTGGGTGTAGGTATTAACGTGCCTATTCGCACCGTGCTCATTACCGCTTTATCTAAGTTTGACGGCAACCGTACCCGCCGCCTCAAAGCCCGCGAGTTCCACCAGATTGCAGGACGCGCCGGACGCGCCGGTTTCGATACCGCAGGCACGGTGGTGGTACAGGCACCCGAGCACGATATCGAAAATGCCCGCCTCGAAGAAAAGGCACGCACCAAATTCGCGGGCGATGAGAAGAAAATGGCGCAGTCTTTGCGCGGCAAGAAAAAGAAACCTCCCCAGGGCTTTGTGGCATGGAGCGAAAAAACCTTCGACCAGTTGGTAGAAGCCAGCCCCGAACCACTGACGTCATCTTTCAACGTTACCCACTCCATGTTGCTCAATATCTTGCAGCGCCAGGGCGACCCCTTTGAAGCTGCGCGACTGTTCTTGCAAAACAACCACGAGCCGCCAGCTAAACAGCGTCAGCTCGTGCGCAAAGCCCTCGGCATTTACCGGGAGCTGTTGGCAGCAGGGGTTATCGAACGCTTAGCCGAACCCGATGAGTTTGGGGCGCGCGTCCGCCTCACCGTTGATTTGCAGGAGAACTTCGCCCTCAATCAGCCACTCTCACCCTTTGCGATGGCATCACTCTCGCTGCTTGATCCCGAGTCACCCAGCTATGCACTCGATGCGGTATCTGTGATCGAGGCAACCCTTGAAAAACCACGCCAGGTGCTCATGATGCAAGAGAAGAAAGCTAAGTCTGAAGCTCTTGCAGAAATGAAGGCTGAAGGCATGGAGTACAACGAGCGTATGAACGAGCTCGACAACATCACCTACGCCAAGCCCCTTGAAGACCTGCTGGAACAGGCATTTGAAACGTATTCATCGTCTGCGGCATGGGTGCGCGAGTTCGAGCTCTCCCCCAAGTCGGTGGTGCGCGATATGTACGAACGCGCCATGGGCTTCGGTGAATACGTGCAGTATTATTCACTGGATCGCTCCGAGGGTATCTTGCTGCGTTATCTCTCTGATGCGTACAAGGCACTGCGTCAGACCGTGCCTCTCTCAGCTCTCACCGATGAGCTGACCGATATCATCGAGTGGCTGGGCGAAATTATTCGCCAGACCGACTCCTCACTGGTTGATGAGTGGGAGGCGCTGGCATCGGGCAAGAATTACCAGCCCAAGGAAGAAACCTTGGAGGAGCTGGTTGCTGAAAAGGCACCGTCCGTTCTTGATAATTCCCGCGCTTTCAAGGTGATGGTACGCAACGCCATGTTCCGCCGCGTGGAACTGTTCGCTGATGAGCGCGATAAGGTTCTGGGCGAGATGGACGCCGAATCAGGCTGGGATGCTGACCGCTGGGCAGATGCTATGGACGATTACTTCGACGAGTACGATGACGTATTCTTGGACGCGGACGCGCGCAGCCCGCGCCTACTCACCATCGACGATAAGGTCAGCGAGCACCCCGGCATCTGGAAGGTACGCCAGGTTATCTCAGACCCCGAGGACAACCACGACTGGGCAATCACCGCCGACATCGACCTGGACGCCTCCGAGAAGGCTGGTTCGCCGGTGGTGAAGGTCGTGAGTGTGGGTAGCTAA
- a CDS encoding alpha/beta fold hydrolase: MTAPHLAGATLPAPAHLPGASYTLVGYEVTDHWFTVPLTHGLIFGKDKDAATEHPLAHETITVFAREIVNTDKTLALPPEKRPYMVYLQGGPGFGSPQPLNDGGWVGELSKTHRLVLLDQRGTGNSSPLSVKTLTGRGDTQAQALYAELFRADSIIADAEVVRDFLLKDRSDQRWSTMGQSFGGFLTLSYLSFAPESLKDCRMTAGLAPIRTHVDDVYRHTYARMAERNKEFFEWYPQDAELATRIADHLRKHTEILPTGEQLTPHRFQMFGRYLGGNSRVHGLHYALQSAFAEGDDHLSEQFLRAAGDITSFYAQPVYALLHEAIYADGQDSPSPAPTNWSAARVASELLEFAPDAQQLLFTGEHIFPWYFDEDPALTPLHDLAHLLAGKDDWGRLYDHAQLAENQVPLVAAAYEPDVYVDYQHSLKTADFVGNTQVWSSPTHHHDGLSADGVMILRRLENLLANLS; this comes from the coding sequence ATGACTGCCCCTCACCTTGCTGGCGCTACCCTGCCCGCCCCCGCGCACTTGCCCGGCGCGTCCTACACTCTTGTCGGCTACGAAGTCACCGATCACTGGTTCACCGTGCCGCTGACCCACGGGCTGATTTTTGGTAAAGATAAGGACGCGGCAACCGAGCATCCGCTGGCGCACGAAACTATCACGGTGTTCGCCCGCGAAATCGTCAATACTGACAAAACCCTAGCACTACCGCCAGAAAAACGCCCCTACATGGTCTATCTACAGGGTGGACCGGGTTTTGGAAGCCCGCAACCGCTCAATGACGGCGGCTGGGTAGGTGAGCTGAGCAAAACCCACCGCCTGGTGCTGCTTGACCAGCGTGGCACCGGCAACTCAAGCCCGTTGAGCGTTAAAACCCTTACCGGTCGAGGAGACACTCAGGCACAGGCACTGTATGCCGAGCTTTTCCGCGCCGATTCGATTATTGCCGATGCTGAGGTCGTCCGGGACTTTCTGCTCAAAGATCGCAGCGATCAGCGATGGTCCACGATGGGGCAGTCCTTCGGTGGCTTTTTGACACTCAGCTATCTCAGTTTCGCACCGGAATCCCTCAAAGACTGCCGTATGACCGCGGGTCTTGCACCCATCCGCACTCACGTTGATGACGTGTATCGCCACACATACGCACGCATGGCTGAGCGCAATAAAGAATTTTTTGAGTGGTACCCGCAGGATGCTGAACTTGCCACCCGCATTGCCGATCACCTGCGCAAGCACACGGAAATTCTGCCCACCGGTGAACAACTGACCCCGCATCGTTTTCAGATGTTTGGTCGTTACCTGGGCGGTAACTCCCGTGTACACGGGTTGCACTATGCGCTACAGTCAGCTTTCGCGGAAGGTGATGACCACCTTTCCGAGCAGTTTCTGCGAGCAGCCGGCGACATCACGAGTTTCTACGCCCAGCCGGTCTACGCCCTGTTGCACGAGGCTATCTACGCTGATGGGCAGGATTCCCCTTCCCCAGCACCGACCAACTGGTCAGCGGCACGGGTTGCCAGCGAGTTACTCGAATTTGCCCCTGACGCCCAGCAATTACTCTTCACCGGTGAACATATTTTCCCCTGGTATTTCGATGAAGACCCTGCGCTGACTCCCCTGCACGATCTTGCCCACCTTTTAGCGGGCAAGGACGACTGGGGCAGGTTGTACGATCACGCCCAGCTGGCTGAAAACCAGGTGCCACTGGTAGCTGCCGCCTATGAACCGGATGTCTACGTCGACTATCAGCATTCCCTCAAAACCGCTGATTTTGTAGGCAATACACAGGTGTGGAGTTCTCCCACCCACCACCACGACGGTCTATCAGCTGATGGTGTGATGATTCTCCGCAGGCTAGAGAACCTCTTAGCTAACCTTTCCTAG